One part of the Desulfovibrio litoralis DSM 11393 genome encodes these proteins:
- a CDS encoding zinc-ribbon domain-containing protein has protein sequence MHITCPKCGFSAEIDLNKLSPTAVIANCPQCQNRFRFRELNQADEVINNSDLSEQNVNHENSPLNRDFDESAENNDYDKNAQQLFDDNQRAQNKRENEEKQNKAKSIWDELEAEHELEAQKRKQNKTDEDAWLNAHKPNSINLKKESKMSNWQQKLGLNNIDYSKIPWEHPGELGYAGAFFETCKRIILSPYRFFEGMQPIQSLLPAFAFACFWKFFDMILTVIYHPEIFNRLIESTSLKEADTSTHIIGSVVAAFVVSGMLFGILLLFALLLSLTTRFIVGKRPSFSQCFAIVCYPNTILILSVLPFTILILPVFIVSMFYQFVAIHKGLKLSIGEFAKVAGVLVLCFVLFLIVLQQFVASYITM, from the coding sequence ATGCATATTACTTGTCCTAAATGCGGTTTTTCCGCTGAAATTGATTTGAATAAATTATCTCCCACTGCTGTTATCGCCAATTGTCCCCAGTGTCAGAACCGTTTTCGCTTTAGAGAGCTTAATCAGGCCGATGAAGTTATAAATAATTCCGACCTGTCTGAACAGAATGTTAATCATGAAAACTCGCCTTTAAACAGAGACTTTGACGAGTCGGCAGAAAATAATGATTATGATAAAAATGCTCAACAGCTATTTGATGATAATCAACGTGCTCAAAACAAACGAGAGAATGAAGAAAAACAAAATAAAGCCAAGAGTATCTGGGACGAACTTGAGGCAGAACACGAACTTGAAGCCCAAAAACGCAAACAAAACAAAACGGACGAAGACGCTTGGCTTAATGCTCATAAACCAAACTCGATAAATCTTAAAAAAGAAAGCAAAATGAGCAATTGGCAACAAAAGCTTGGGTTAAACAATATAGATTATTCCAAAATTCCTTGGGAACACCCCGGCGAACTTGGCTATGCCGGTGCATTTTTTGAAACCTGTAAGCGAATAATCTTAAGCCCTTATCGTTTTTTTGAGGGAATGCAACCGATACAGTCTTTATTGCCTGCTTTTGCCTTTGCCTGTTTTTGGAAATTTTTTGATATGATTTTAACGGTTATTTATCACCCCGAAATATTTAATCGTTTAATAGAAAGTACCTCTTTAAAAGAAGCGGATACTTCAACGCATATTATTGGATCTGTTGTGGCGGCTTTTGTCGTGAGCGGAATGTTATTTGGAATTTTGTTGCTTTTTGCCTTGTTGTTAAGTTTAACCACACGTTTTATTGTAGGAAAACGCCCAAGTTTTTCTCAATGTTTTGCTATTGTGTGTTATCCGAATACTATTTTAATTTTATCGGTTTTACCTTTTACTATATTGATTTTACCTGTTTTTATTGTGAGTATGTTTTATCAGTTTGTGGCAATACATAAGGGTTTAAAGTTAAGCATTGGTGAATTTGCAAAAGTCGCCGGTGTTTTGGTTTTGTGTTTTGTCTTGTTTTTGATTGTGCTTCAGCAATTTGTTGCTTCATATATAACAATGTAG